One part of the Phoenix dactylifera cultivar Barhee BC4 chromosome 4, palm_55x_up_171113_PBpolish2nd_filt_p, whole genome shotgun sequence genome encodes these proteins:
- the LOC103722692 gene encoding laccase-11-like, protein MAFSFYVSFLLLAVFLTFGSLSAEAAIKKYQFDVGVKNVSRLCHAKPIVTVNGRFPGPTVYAQEGDRVIINVTNHAQYNISIHWHGLKQFRNGWADGPAYITQCPIQSGRSYTYDFNVTGQRGTLWWHARILWLRATVYGAIVIMPKEGVPYPFPQPHAETELVLGEWWHADVEEVEKQGNMLGLPPNMSDAHTINGKPGPLFPCSEKHTFAMEVEWGKTYLLRIVNAALNDELFFAIAGHNMTVVEIDAVYCKPFTTSAIVIAPGQTTNVLVKADKTPGRYFMAARPFMDAPIAVDNRTATAILQYKGVPTTVIPMLPRLPAPNDTNFVNDFLDKLKSLNSPQFPAKVPLNIDRHLFYTASLGIDRCPTCLNGTRLTASLNNITFVMPKIGLLQAHYFNIKGVFRPDFPDKPAAAFNYTGAPLTANLGTSLGTRLSRIPYNSTVELVLQDTNLLAAESHPFHLHGYNFFVVGRGIGNFDAEKDPAKFNLVDPPERNTVGVPTGGWTAIRFRADNPGVWFMHCHLELHTTWGLKMAFVVENGNGPEESILPPPKDLPPC, encoded by the exons ATGGCCTTCTCCTTCTATGTATCCTTTCTCTTGCTGGCGGTGTTTCTTACTTTTGGCTCGCTATCCGCCGAGGCTGCCATAAAGAAGTATCAGTTTGAT GTTGGAGTGAAGAATGTGAGCAGACTCTGCCATGCTAAGCCAATAGTTACAGTTAATGGGAGGTTCCCCGGGCCAACTGTCTATGCCCAAGAAGGGGATAGAGTCATCATCAACGTCACAAACCATGCACAATATAACATCTCCATCCACTG GCATGGATTGAAGCAATTCCGAAATGGATGGGCTGACGGTCCAGCATACATTACTCAATGCCCGATCCAGAGTGGTAGAAGTTACACCTACGATTTCAATGTTACCGGACAGAGAGGAACATTGTGGTGGCATGCTCGTATCTTATGGTTGCGTGCCACTGTCTATGGTGCAATCGTGATCATGCCAAAGGAAGGAGTTCCGTACCCATTCCCACAGCCTCATGCAGAGACGGAACTGGTGTTAG GAGAATGGTGGCATGCAGATGTTGAAGAGGTTGAGAAGCAAGGCAACATGCTTGGGCTGCCTCCAAACATGTCGGACGCTCACACGATTAATGGAAAACCAGGACCTCTCTTCCCATGCTCAGAGAAAC ATACATTTGCGATGGAAGTTGAATGGGGTAAGACCTACCTCCTTCGAATTGTCAACGCTGCTCTCAATGACGAGCTCTTCTTTGCAATTGCCGGTCACAACATGACGGTGGTCGAGATTGATGCAGTCTATTGCAAACCTTTCACCACCAGCGCCATAGTAATTGCACCTGGTCAGACCACCAATGTTCTTGTTAAGGCTGACAAAACCCCCGGAAGATACTTCATGGCCGCTAGACCCTTCATGGACGCCCCGATTGCCGTAGATAACAGAACTGCAACAGCTATTCTTCAATACAAAGGCGTCCCAACCACTGTGATCCCAATGCTTCCTCGACTGCCCGCGCCGAATGACACCAATTTTGTCAATGATTTCCTTGACAAGCTCAAGAGTCTAAATTCTCCCCAGTTTCCTGCTAAAGTGCCTCTTAACATCGACAGGCATCTCTTCTATACAGCCAGTCTGGGGATCGACCGGTGCCCAACTTGCTTGAATGGAACCCGGCTCACTGCATCCTTGAACAACATCACATTTGTGATGCCCAAAATTGGGCTGCTCCAAGCTCATTACTTCAACATCAAGGGAGTGTTCAGGCCAGACTTCCCCGACAAGCCGGCGGCAGCGTTCAATTATACCGGTGCACCCCTCACGGCGAACCTCGGAACATCGTTGGGCACCAGGCTTAGTAGGATTCCTTACAATTCAACGGTTGAATTGGTGCTGCAGGACACCAACCTCCTCGCAGCCGAGTCTCATCCTTTCCACCTCCATGGTTACAACTTCTTTGTTGTGGGGAGGGGGATCGGAAACTTCGACGCAGAGAAAGATCCGGCGAAGTTTAACTTGGTTGATCCACCGGAAAGGAACACTGTTGGTGTTCCTACAGGAGGCTGGACTGCAATCCGATTTAGAGCTGACAATCCAG GTGTTTGGTTCATGCACTGTCATCTAGAGCTGCATACAACCTGGGGGCTTAAGATGGCATTTGTTGTGGAGAATGGAAATGGACCGGAAGAATCCATCTTACCTCCTCCGAAGGACCTGCCGCCATGCTAG
- the LOC103722693 gene encoding laccase-11-like yields MPKIGLLQAHYFNIKGVFRLDFPDKPVTTFNYTGVPLTANHGTSLGTWLSRIARNSTLELVFQDTDLTVELHPFHLHGYNFFVLGRGIGNFDPVKDQLSLTWLMHQKGTLLVFLQEVGQQFYSRLIIQVFGSCTVI; encoded by the exons ATGCCTAAAATTGGGCTACTTCAAGCACATTACTTCAACATCAAGGGAGTGTTCAGGCTAGACTTCCCTGACAAGCCCGTGACCACATTCAATTATACCGGTGTACCCCTTACGGCAAACCATGGCACATCCTTGGGTACTTGGCTTAGCAGGATTGCTCGCAATTCAACACTTGAATTGGTGTTTCAAGACACAGACCTCACAGTTGAGTTGCATCCCTTCCACCTCCACGGTTACAATTTCTTTGTTTTAGGGAGGGGGATCGGAAACTTTGACCCAGTGAAAGACCAGCTAAGTTTAACttggttgatgcaccaaaaAGGAACACTGTTGGTGTTCCTACAGGAGGTTGGACAACAATTCTATTCTAGGCTGATAATCCAG gtGTTTGGTTCATGCACTGTCATCTAA